The following nucleotide sequence is from Carassius gibelio isolate Cgi1373 ecotype wild population from Czech Republic chromosome A24, carGib1.2-hapl.c, whole genome shotgun sequence.
TTTAAGTGGTTACTTGAGAATCAACATCAAACATTATGTGAATGAGACACAGATGGAGGTTTCACAACAAATAAAGCACAAGACCGTCTTCAGACTCACAGGTAAATGTTGTCAAAAGTGCCATCCTTCTCACAAATGTTCAACACATGGTTCAGCATTTTTGTTCCTTCAAACAAACATGGCAAGATAAATATCAGTAACGGGAAAATGTGCAAATGACAAAATTCAAACATCACTGCTCTAGCCGATAATAGAAATCTTCATGTCAGGCATCACTCACAGACaataatctgattatgtaattatGCATTCAATCCAAAGGAATCTGACCCCTTTCagccctttgaaaaaaaaaaaaaaaaagaggacacaCAAGCACATAAAAGGTCCAATAAAGTAATCTCACCTATGCCAAGTCTGCGGTAAGGCGCTAGACAACCTAAGGTCATGATGTAGAGTCGCTTCTGGTTCTGAGAGTGATCCACTCTACAGCAAACGGCACCAACTGCGATGTCGTTGAAATATGCTGTAAAAGGTTCACAGGGTGAGCAGGAATCTATTTAAACTACTGTCCAAAAGTTTGGGTCAGcaagtttgtttatatttttagaagTAAGAattaggacacattaaattgatcagaagtgaaaagagatatttataatgttacaaaaacaatTCTAGTTCATAgaattgctattttatttttttgtgttttcaacatttaataatgctgaaaaatccgctttgccatcacaggaataaattacattttaaaatgtattcaaatagaaaacagttgttttaaaatgtactgatatttgacaatattattgttttatcaattatatgtttgatcaaataaatgtagccttggtgagcataagagactttcaaaagcaTTACAATTTTatcaacccaaacttttgaacaacatTGAACATTATGACTAATATCCAAAGAATCAACAGGATGTCACAGAAGCTTTGATTCTTACCTAGCTTAGCGAGCTCTCCTACTTCAAGAACATCTTTGTAGAACTTGTCGTTGTAGCTGACAGGGAAGATCACTTGGTTCAGACGCTTCAACTGTTTAATGTTGTGGGGTGTAACGTCCCCCAACTCGATCCGGCTACTAGAACAAAAGCAGAATGGTCAACTAGCTGTGCACAGATGCTATACCATCAGTAGAGCATAGTCTCTAAAAATAACAGCTTTACTAGCAGGAATACACAATATATTGGTGACAAATCCGTTATCAATCGATACTGGATATATAGTATGCATGTTTATCATTTTCCCTATTTTAAAAGTCAATTTAAGGAAtttaataactgtaatatttagaaaatctcaaaatgaatatgcaGTTTCTGTACTCTTATCAAAATGTGCTgacaattacatttaaagtaactgacttatttttagtttcttttttaatttagagaAATTATAAGGGGGGAATTTGGGGGGAATTTAGGGGCAAGCCgtggcctaatgattagagagtttgactcctaaccctaaggttgtggatTCGAGTCTCGAGCTTGCAacaccatgactgaggtgcccttgagcaagacaccgaacccccaactgctctccggattcagagtatgggtcaccatacttggctgtatgtcacatcacttaaatagaattttaatttaaaaaataacttttttttatatatcagtgTATCCCCATTTAGTATTTTCTTTCACAAAACATGTCTTGGGTCAGCTTGGCTGTAAACTAGCAGTGTGTAAAGTCTGTATTTATAGGTCAGCACGCAGAAGCCCAACACCAGCACCAACACAACAGCTGCTGGTCATGTGACCACCGCTGCACTTAAACAACCAGTATGTGGTGACAGGAGAAAAACTTGGGCCCTAAATGTGGTTTACAGAGGATGACCATTACATTACACTATATAAAACATTGTGATTCCCAATCATGAACTTTAAATGCATTGCAAGCTTGAGTGGAGATAAAGTCTCCCATTTTTGGGTAAATCATGACATAtcatataaatactattaaatgACATTCTCAACAATTTCAGAATGTTAAAACTGTGGAGCCCTTAACCTTGTTCCTGCTCCCCaccaaaaaaatacacatttagatGGTTCTCTAATCAATCACACCTGATTCACATTAGAGACCTGTAATGGGTGTGTCAGATAAACGTGCACTGTCGGAGGCCCTCTAAGAAGTGGGATACTGTGGTAcattatgtacattttaaagtgaatttaaaGCGACACTTATGACGAAAGGTATTTATATAGAATTATAGCCAACGTCACTTAATTTGTATCTTTAAACATGGTCAAGGCAAATCACTTGTGAAATATTAACGCATCAGTGTCATAACGCAACATTTGTTGTATTATTTCATACGCCAAACTTTAAGTAACCGCCTTCATGAAGTGTAAAAACCCTAAGAACTGTCATTTTCAGTATGCAATGCTGCTAAACGCACTGCATCACGTGTGTCTCATCTCTTCACTTTTACATCAAAATATTCACACATGTGAAAATTAACATGACAGCAACAAGTTTTAACGCCCTCAGGATCCACGAGAGAACATTTTGTAGGAATATAAACGTGGCTGGCTAACCAAGATAGCAACTTGAAGACTGACTCAACATTTTTGGATTTAGATTCGACACACGATCCAGTTTGGCACGGATTTAAATCGTGCCATTTCTACTGGCATATGGTTTGATCTGAAGCTAGATTATAATAGGCATTTATAATAGGCATTTTAAAACGTTATCGGAACTATGGCCAAAAAAAAGAGATGGCAGTAGAGGCTGGGTGTGAAAATGCGGCGCAAATGTCTCTCCTCCACATTAAGCGCGCAGAGAGCTAGCAGCTAACGTTAGCATTAGACCAACTCCACTGCCCCCCTGCTGGAAAAAAGAGCGAACAGAGAAGGGAAAACTTTACTCGAGACGAATAGATCCTTCGTAGTTGTTTACTCACCCTTTCATGTTGAATGAAACACGTTGGTTGTGAGGGATACAGGGGCAGTTGGTGGTATTTGGTCTAAAGGGGAATTTGGGCAGAGTTTGGGATGTGATCCCCTCCACATGTATGCTGCTAGCACACTAGCTAAGCGGTCCGCATTTGCCTCTGTTGCTGTGGCCGAAGGTTGCCAGGTCTTTTTGATTAAATCACCGTAAACAACATAAATCCGACTGAGAACCTAATTAAAAGACTTTATAGATGTTTTGAAATATAAGTCATTTAATGTAACGTAGATGGATATAAGAACGCATTTAGCCCCTGTAAAAGGGGTTAGGACTTTACACAAGCAACTACTCGATGGCTGATGAAACGGAGGATTTGGCAACGGTAGTTCTGAGAGGCTGATTCTGTCAACCTTCACCACTTACAACAGGAAACAGAAAAACGGGAAATTACGTTAGAAAATGCTGGGCCCCGAAAATATAAGTCCTATTTTAATcctaataaaataatcttttgacaaaattaaatgtttcttgaaaaataAAGATACTTTGTATCAAAGTACCTTGGATGTAATGGCTGCTCTTGTAATCCCTTATCCCTGTATACAGTCTAAAATATGCGCAATAATATATTCCTCCTTTTGCTCATCTTTAAGCTTTTGTTGATcttgttcatttattttctctcttttaatCCTAATCTCTTTTCTTTTTGCTGCTTTCCATGCAGCAACCCCTGATTTTCCATCTCTCTCCGCATCTCTTCAACATTTTTtggtaatgttaatttttttttgtcctccaCCTCTCGTCTTTACTTTCTATTCAAACTCTTTACTGGGAGTCTCCTCTTTTTCTGTGATCTGGTTCTCCATTTCCATTCTTTCCTCATctgattttattttctctttctccagTATGTCCATCATGTTTTCTATTTCCATGTCATATTTTGCttataattctctctctctctctcgctctctctctctctctctttcttcctttctctttttaATGGACATCTCTGTGTCCTCAAACATGGTGTTTGTGAAATACTGCCCCTTATTAGATTTTTAAGAAATCTGTTTCTCACCATCCCTGATACATTTCTTGAGTTCTCAATGCTGACTTGTGCAGCATTTGTACCAGAAATCCTCTTAATCAGATCCACAGTGTTTTTCTCCTTATTggtgatccccccccccccccccccccactcaatACAATAATAAAGACGTGTTCCAGGTGCTGACAGTGAAACATTTAATAGTTGACCTGCAATAAATTCCATATTTattggaagtagccatcagagggatgggtacatggtggtcataaagggatggacatggtcagaaacaatgctcaggtaggctgtggcatttaaacgatgcccatttggcactaaggggcctaaagtgtgccaagaaaacatcccccacaccattacaccaccaccagcagcctgcacagtggtaacaaggcatgatggatccatgttctcattctgtttacgccaaattctgactctaccatctgaatgtctcaacagaaattgagactcatcagaccagggaacatttttccagtcttcaactgtccaattttggtgagctcgtgcaaattgtagcctctttttcctatttgtagtggagatgagtggtacccagtggggtcttctgctgttgtagcccatccgcctcaaggttgtgcgtgttgtggcttcacaaatgctttgctgcatacctcggttgtaacgagtggttatttcagtcaaagttgctcttataTGTGAGTGTatatcctttaggtgagtgtataaatATAGACCCATGTGTTTCCCAAACAACTCATACCCTAACTGGAAGATTGCAAGAGCAAATTGAATCCAACTTCAGATATTCACCAGGTCAGACCTCAGGCGCAGATACATTATTGGTATTGTGGAATAGGTAAGAGGAGACCTTGGCCTTGGAGAGAGTAGACCATCGTGGCATAGGGCAGCTCCAGCTCAGCACCGATGGCTGGTTGTCGAGGAGATGCATCGGCAAGAGCAAGCGACGAGATGTGCAAAGGCTGTCTCACAAGCTAAGCAAGGACAGTGGATATGGATATGGGAGGGAGTTGAGAGGAGAAAGTTCTCTTGGAGGGAGCTGATGGGTATGGAAGCATTTCACATCAGCCTCAACCAGTGGTATGGAGAAGATCCGACGTGCCCCCTCTGTCCATCCCCCGCAAACCTCAAACACATTTTGGTTGGCTGCAAGACAAGCTTGTCACAAGGCTGTTATATTTGGTGGCGTAACCACGTTTTGAAATGCCTAGCAGCTACCTTGGGGGTTAGACAGATAAAAATTAATGCCCTGCCTCCTACATCAGTCCATCCTTCATTTGCAAGGGAGTTCATCCGAGAAGGTGTAAAGACAGCTAAAGCCCATATACTATCTGACATCGGCCAGCTCGGAGGGGCTTGTGATTGGAAATCTGAACCAAAGGCTCTGTTTGAAAATCAGAAATCACCATAACGAACCTCAGACCAGATCTTGTGCTCTGGTCCTTCTCACTCCACATTGTGTACATCATACAGCTTACCGTTCCTTGGAAGGCTGCTGTAGAGGAGGCATTTGAGTGCAAGAGACTTAAGTACACTGAACTGGCAGCTGAGGCTGAGAAGTGCAGATGGAAATTCAAGGTTTGCCCAGTGGAAATCGGCTGCAGAGGTTTCGTGTTTTTCGTATATATAATTTACTGTAATATACAATTACATTAGTACACAGATTCTACTAAATTCTACTTACGTGAAGTAGAATGGCTAATGGCTAGATTGCAAATTTCTTGACTTACAGTTAGGGCGAATATGCTCTAGACTCTGGGTTTACTCTCTAGTGAGACAGCTTCAAATGGATGACTTGTGTAGGGAGCAAAATGTCCTGTTCCTTGGAAAGCACTTCCGCGTCACAaattaaacatgtaaaaaaaaaacaaatacaacgcTTCATTTTGGAGCAACACTTCATggcagccatgatttttctgagGTGGATTTGAACGTTTTGGAAAACAGCTGCGTCTGAAAGCTTTTTTTGCAGTTGACTTGTTACCTCGCTGCCCTGTCAGGCAGTGAATTTGTAGGCAAGTTGGCGCATGAAGATACCACACAACAATGTACATCTGAATACAATTATCATGTCACAACCTGTCTATTGAGATACCTTCATCTGATTTTCAAAGGCagcatatatagatagatatatagattaaagatagacatctttaaattcTCTCATACGGTAAATCACAGTAACAGTACTTCAGCACACAGTAGGGGGCGATACTGAGTTTTTCTGCGCACGCTTGTTCAGTGTGCCGAGGGAGAACGTGATGTGACGACAGCAAACGACTGAATGAAGTCAGGTGACTTTTCTCGTTCCTTACGTCTCATCTCACCAAAGGATCTGGACACAGTACTGTCTCGGTTTTTGAGGTATTTACTAATCTTTGAAATGATAatcctatatttttttttatgctgaaagcaTTGTACTGCAGAGGTGTATTGTTAGGTTAATCAATCAGAAAATATGATTATAAGAATATTCTCAGATTCTCTTTGtagttttttctttaataatcaCATAATAGCTTATTTTACAGCTGTACACGGTGTCGCTGAATCATTGCTCGCTTCGCCTCTGCAGCTCATAAGAATCGTTAGATGTTCGTTTCCCTGCTTCACTGAGAATAACAACCCACTTGGATGCTAAACAAATTGCTGGTGAATTTCAGTATATTACCTATATAATGAATTTGAGTGTTCACGAACACGTGCAATGGATTACATTACTCGCTTTAATTAATAGGAGACAAAACTTACCTTCGATTTCCAGCAAAGGTCAAATTCTATCATCAGCTTCGTGATCATGTGATCATGCAGCATCTCTTCGCAGCTCGAAATCCAGTGCGTACAGCAGCTACAGACATTCAACGATCTTTGAATACATCTGgagaatattcatttatttagtccTCTCATCATTGTGACTGTAGAGAGGATTGTATTTCGGGATCGTGATATTTGATACACAAATAGGCATTAGGTAAGAAGGCAGCTCACTTGTTTTGACGCAACGGCTGCCTGCTGTTTTCCTTTTAACAAAAGCATGCTAGGTTTTCAGACAACATGCTCTTAAGGATTTTTCTGTACTGACTGAAGTCAGTTTTTCGCCTGTGGTCGATATTCAGATATGAACATACTTAAAACCAAATGGACCTTTTGTCCCCCCAGTAATCCCAGATGTCATAGGAGCATCATGTGATTGTAAATTCACAAAAACCTGGACGTTTCCCCTTCCTCTTCCTATTGAGGTTTTGaatagcaaaataataaagatGGATATTTTTATGAAGGAAGGTATGTCAGTGTCATGCAATGCTTTATAACAGACCATTTCGGGTGTTTAGTTGACTGGTTCTCAACGAAAAATGATTTGGTCTGTCATAAATGACCACTACAATTCCACAAAATCCAGATTTACTCAACTGTCAACTGATTTTCCAACTTCCTCACATGGTTTCTGTTTTACAGTCAGTGTCATGTGCCCTTGGTCATGTGACTGTGTTCCATATTTGTGCTGTATataaatgttgtataaatatatatttttttacacaattgaCGAACTCCTGTCCAGGAAGTTGCTATTGTTACTACTGCAAAtctttctgataaaaaaaaaaaaaccttttaaaatgaaaaataacacactaaacaaatgtataattttatggTACCTGTATATGAGTATATACATGAAACACAATAATCATGTGCAGCTTTTGTATTGTGCACAATGTTCAAAAGTGTAGAAATAAGTCCAGAtagtaaagcttttttttttatttcttttttttttttaagttcattttCTATCAGACACATTCAAAATGGACTTCTCCAAGCTTCCCAAGATCCGAGATGAGGAGCGGGAGGGACAATTTGGATATGTGCACGGTGTATCTGGACCTGGTTAGTAGGAATTCAGatgtcatattttttattttattattttggattattatgtcatatatttatacatataaaaaaatgtgtgtgtgtgtaaaacttttGTTAACCTTTAACTGTTCACAAGTAGTTTTTGAAGATCCCATTACTTACTCCCTAATTGTGTTATAGTGGTGACGGCCTCCAGTATGGCAGGAGCTGCCATGTATGAGCTGGTGCGAGTGGGCCACAGTGAGCTTGTGGGAGAGATCATTAGACTGGAGGGTGACATGGCCACCATTCAGGTCTATGAAGAGACATGTATCCTATTCTTACCTTAGTACAGTACATAATTTCTGTAGTTGCTGTTGTACGCAGTGCGTAGAATCTATTAAATAGTATTGTAGTTTTCCTGAGCTTTCATCAGCTGGTGTGTCGGTTGGTGACCCTGTCCTGCGCACAGGGAAGCCCCTCTCTGTGGAGTTAGGACCAGGAATCATGGGCTCCATCTTTGATGGTATTCAGCGTCCCCTCAAAGACATCAATGACCTCACCCAAAGTATCTACATTCCTAGAGGAGTCAACATTGGTGCCCTTAACCGTGATCTGAAATGGGAGTTCTCTCCATCCAAGAGTGTGCGAGTAAGTGAAAGATTAGTTTAAAGCTACACAATTATGGATGGTTTTCAAGTTTAGTTTTGgttgtgatgtttttctttgttaCGATTTAACATTCTTTCAGATTCCAAGAAGGAAATAAATTACTTAGGAGCTATAAGAGGTCATATCATGAGCATATCATTAACATGCTTTGTATTCTTTTTGCGATTTAAAAAGATCATCGTACTATGAAAATCTGGGAAACATGACCGTCTTTCCTGGCTTTGTGTAGCACCTACAGcatgaatatttttattaaggaTCCCAAACGAATTTACACATCAAAACATAGTTTATTAATGCTATTAGTGGATATAAATGAGAataaatgtagtaataataaaaatacaaaaatattaagtaggatatgaccccttttaaaggTATGTTGTACAAAGCTGTTGTTTGTGTGTCCAGGTTGGCAGTCACGTCACTGGAGGTGATATCTATGGTATGGTGTTTGAAAACTCTcttattaaacacaaaataatgttaccaCCGAAAAGCCGAGGAACTGTCACATACGTCGCACCAGCTGGAAACTACGATGTCTCGGTGAGGTTAATAACGTGTTAATCTTTTTCAAAAACAGTCA
It contains:
- the LOC127946483 gene encoding N-alpha-acetyltransferase 50 isoform X2, whose translation is MKGRIELGDVTPHNIKQLKRLNQVIFPVSYNDKFYKDVLEVGELAKLAYFNDIAVGAVCCRVDHSQNQKRLYIMTLGCLAPYRRLGIGTKMLNHVLNICEKDGTFDNIYLHVQISNESAIDFYQKFGFEIIETKKNYYKRIEPADAHVLQKSLRSPCAPPAGELQKAD
- the LOC127946483 gene encoding N-alpha-acetyltransferase 50 isoform X1, which encodes MKGSRIELGDVTPHNIKQLKRLNQVIFPVSYNDKFYKDVLEVGELAKLAYFNDIAVGAVCCRVDHSQNQKRLYIMTLGCLAPYRRLGIGTKMLNHVLNICEKDGTFDNIYLHVQISNESAIDFYQKFGFEIIETKKNYYKRIEPADAHVLQKSLRSPCAPPAGELQKAD